One Fusobacterium sp. genomic window, GCTATTGTATTGATGAGCTCTAAAAGTATGTTAGGTTTGTCATAAACAAGAACATTAAATGTAAATTTATATTTATTTACTTTTTTTTCTGTCAGAGATTTATCCCATGCTACTTCTATTTCTCTAGAAGGGTCATGTTCTATCATACTTTTTAAGTTTTTACAATCTTTGCGATGAACTGTTATTCCTGTAAGTTTAGTCACATAACCTGTTATTTCATCTCCAGGCAGAGGTGTACAACATCTTGCAAATCTTATAAGAGTATTATTCACTCCATCAATGACTATTCCAAAATCATTTTTATCAGAAGTACTTTTTTCTTTCTCTTTTTTCTTTTCTATAAGCTCATCAATATTGATATTTGAAATAGCTCTCTCTTTTTCTATTCGTGTTCTAAGTTTTTTTATAATAACATCTATTTTACTTCTCTTTTCTCCCACATGGTAATAAAAATCATCTAGATTACTAATATTATTCTTTTCCATATGTTTTTTAATGATAGGGTCCTCTTCCATCTCTTTCAGAGATATTCCTAATTTTCCTAATTCTCTCTCAAGATTTTCTCTACCATTCTTTATTGTTTCATCCATTATCTGTTCTTTAAGGAGTTTTCTAATTTTACTTTTTGCTCCATGAGTAACTACTATATCCAACCAATCTTTTGCAGGTCCTTTTGAATTTTTAGCAGTAATTATCTCTACTCTATCTCCATTTTGCAATTTATAATCAAGTGTAACTATCTTCCCATTAACTTTAGCTCCCACACATTTACATCCTATCTGTGTATGTATTGCAAAAGCAAAATCCAAAGGTGTAGATCCTTGTGGAAGTTCCAGTATATCTCCTTTGGGTGAAAATACAAAAACTGTTTCATTCATTATATCTTCAGTTACACTTTTAATAAAGTCCTGTGTATCTTCAGCTTCATTTTGAAGTTCCAATATATTTCTAAGCCATCCATATACCTGATCTCCTTTTGTAACTTTTGTTTTTTCTTTATAACTCCAATGAGCAGCTATTCCTTCTTCAGCTACTCTATCCATTTCTTCTGTTCTTATTTGTATTTCAATGAATTTACCCTGTGGACCAACTATTGTTGTATGTATGGATTGGTAATTATTAGATTTTGGTACTGCTATATAATCTTTAAATCTTCCAGGTACAGGTTTGAAATGACTATGTATAACTCCAAGAGTATTGTAGCATTCACCTTCTGTGTCTACAATTATACGTACTCCCATAAGATCGTATATATCATCAAATTCTTTTCCTTTTTCATACATTTTTTTATATATACTATAAAAATGTTTAAATCTTCCTTTAACATTACCTTTAATACCTGTATCATGTAAAAGTTTTACTATAGTTTTTATAAAGCTTTCTACATACTTGCTTCTTTCATCCCTTTTACTATCTATTAAAGACTTAATATGTTCATATTCTTCTGGTTTTAAATAACGCAAACATAAATCTTCAAGTTCCCATTTTATTTTTGCTATTCCCAATCTATGAGCAAGAGGGGCATATATATCTAGAGTCTCTTGTGATATAGCAATCTGTTTTTCAGGTTTCATATATTTTAATGTTCTCATATTATGAAGTCTGTCAGAAAGTTTAATTATTATAACTCTAAGATTTTGTGCCATGGCAAGAATCATTTTTCTTATATTTTCATCTTGCTTTTTAGTACCATTAGGAAGGCTTTTTAGTTTTGTAACTCCATCAACAAGTGTTGCTACTGTATCTCCAAAATTATACTTGATATCTGCTAAAGTTATTAATGTATCTTCAACTATATCATGAAGTATTCCTGCTACAATAGTATCTGTATCCATTTTCATATCTATAAGAATTTTAGTAACTTCCACAGGATGCATGATATAATCTTCTCCAGATTTTCTATATTGTCCTTCATGACATTCCTCAGCAAAATATAGAGCTAGTTTGATTTTTTCTAGATCTACTTTTAAATTATTCTTATTTATCTGATTTACAATTTCTTCCCAATAGTTCATATATTTCCTCTTTTCTATAATGTGATTTCATTTTAAAAGAACCTAAAATAAAAAAGCCCAACCAAAACAAGTAAATTCTGAGTCAGGCTTCTGCTATTCTAATATTTCATCAAAGTCAAAGTAGGATAATTTTTAAGTTTTTCCATTCCTTTCAACTCTTCAAGTTCAATTAAAAATGCTAGTCCCGCAACTATTCCTCCTAGAGATTCAACTAGTTCTATAACTGCTTCTATTGTTCCACCTGTTGCTAGTAAATCATCTATTATTAAAATCCTCTGTCCAGGTTTGATAGAATCTTTATGGATACATAAAACATTTGATCCATATTCAAGATCATATGAATATTCCACTACTTCTCTTGGAAGTTTTCCTGGTTTCCTAACTGGAACAAATCCTATTCCTAAAGCATATGAGACTGGACACCCAAAAATGAATCCTCTAGCTTCTGGCCCAACTACCACATCTATATTATGTTCTTTAGCAAAATTTACTATTTGCTCAGTAGCTTCTTTATAAGCTTCTCCATCATTCATTAAGGGAGTTATATCTCTAAATACAATTCCTTTTTTGGGAAAATCTAATACAGTTGCTACATATTTTTTCAAGTCCATTTCACTTCACCCCATTAATTCTCTATGCTATTTCTATTTAAACTTTTTTTAAGTTCTATATATTCTGGTTTATATTTATAATTATTTGAAATTAATTTAAATGAATTAAGTGCTTTTTTTTCCTCTCCATTTTCTAAATACAAAGTTGAAAGTATTAAAAAAAGCTCATCATCTCCACCATATTCTGATATATATCTTAACAATATCTTTGTTGCTGAATCTTTTTCATTGAATATAGTTGATAAAGAATCACAATATAAAATTATATAGTCTCTTTCATTACTATAATTATCATATTTTTTATTCAATAAAGAATATAAATTTTCTTTTTTATCCAATTTTATGAGATTATTCTTAATTGTATGATACAATCTCATATCATATTTTTCTTCCTGTACTTCTTTTAGATAATTATATGATTTTTCATAGTCATTTTTTGCATAAGCTATATATCCTCTAAGTTTCAAAATATCATTATCATTTGAATTTTTAAAAAACATATTAAGATATTTTTCTGCTTTTTCAAACTGTTTATCTCTATAATAGACATTAGCCAAATTTTTTATAACACTTTCATCATTTGGGGCTATCTCATAAGCTTTTTCTAAATAATAAATAGCTGCTTCTTTATTGCCAAGTTCACAATTCACTATTGCCATCTCTTTCATTACCATAAGATTTTTTGAATCATTTTTATATATTTGCTCATACTCTTTTAAAGCTTCCTTTTTCTTCCCCTTATGATAAAGATTTACTCCCTTTATAAAAGCATGATCATTTTGAATAAGATTTTTTTCTCTTTTACCAGCTCCAGAGCATCCACTCAAAAGTAATATTCCTAATAAAAAAAATATTTTTTTCATTCTACTGTTATCTGCTCCTGTTCTTCATTTTTTTCTTCTAAATGTTTTTCTGGCAGAATAACTCCCCCAGATATTATTAATTTAACTGCATCATCAACTTTTATATCTAATATTTTTACATCTTTTGCATTTATAACTATAAACATCCCAGAAGTTGGATTAGGTGAAGTTGGAATAAAAATATTATACATTCTTTCTATTCCTACTGCTTTTTCTACAGTTGGATTGCTTTCAGATGTTAAAAATCCTATACTATAGATTCCTTTTCTAGGATATTCTATTGCTACTACTTTTTGATAAGTTTTTGACCTATCAGAAGTAATAACATCTGTTATTTGGCTTATTGTAGAATATATCTGATTTATAAATGGTATTTTAGCTAAAAAAACCTTTGCTTTTTTAGCTATTTTTGCAAAAAATACCATTTTTAATGTAAGACCTACAAAACAAATGAATACAATCATTGTAACTAATGATAATACATATGTTAATACTTGGAAATAAAATAAATAATCTTCCTCTCCTACCAAATTTAATATAATTTCTTTTATTACTTTTGTAACAAAAGAATCATTTAAAACTATCATTACTAAACTCATTATCCAGTTAAAGATATATAATGTCAGTACTAATGGGAGAAGAGAAAATAATCCTGCATAAAAATAACTTTTTATATGTTTAGTCATCAGACTGCTGCTCCTTTTCTATTAGAACCTTTGATACTCTCATTTTATTTATTTCTAATACTTTCAGTTTAACTCCATTGAATTTAAGTTCATCTCCAATAGTAGCTAATCTTCCTAATTCAGTAACAATCAATCCCCCAAGACTTTCATAATCATCAGACTCTGGAAGGTTTAAAGAAAGTTCTTTATCCAAAGTTTCTATATCTATCATAGCATCTACTTCATAGCTGTTTTCATCTATTTGTGTGACAAATTCTTCTTCTTCAGTATCAAATTCATCACGTATTTCACCAACTATTTCTTCTATAAGATCTTCTATAGTAAGAAGTCCTACTATTCCTCCATATTCATCCAATACTAATGCTATATGTACTTTAAGAGCTTTGAATTCTTTTAATATTTCTATAATAGATTTAGTTTCAGGAACAAAATATCCAGGCCTGATAAAATTTTTAATAGAAACATTTGTGTTCCCATCTTTTATACAATTCATTATATCTTTTATATAAAGCACTCCCAGTATATTATCAATAGTATCTTCATATACTGGTATCCTAGAAAATCCATTGTCTACCATTTCATACCAGATATCGTCTATTGTTTTATTTCCTTCAAATGCAAGCATTGCAGTTCTAGGTGTCATTACTTCTTTAGCAGAAGTCTCTCCAAAACCTACTATAGAATGAATCATTTCTTTTTCATCTTCTTCTATTATTCCTTCGGCCTCTCCCACATTTACAAAAGAAATTATATCTTCTTCTGTTATCATCAATGTCTCATCTTCTAGCTCTATTCCAAGAAGTCTTCCTATAAATTTTGATATCCATATCAATATTTTGATCAATGGCTTTGTAAAAAAGCTAAACCAATAAACAATAACTATAACCACTCCTGCTATCTTTAATGAATGATTTTTAGCTATTATTTTTGGAGTTATCTCTCCAAATACTAATATAACAATAGTCATTCCAATA contains:
- a CDS encoding hemolysin family protein — translated: MDTYQNVVLLVFLILLSGFFSASETALTAFRSIHLEKLEDGKHSEQVNLLKKWLKNPNEMLTGLLLGNNIVNILASSIATIVTIQFMGTSSKSVAVATIGMTIVILVFGEITPKIIAKNHSLKIAGVVIVIVYWFSFFTKPLIKILIWISKFIGRLLGIELEDETLMITEEDIISFVNVGEAEGIIEEDEKEMIHSIVGFGETSAKEVMTPRTAMLAFEGNKTIDDIWYEMVDNGFSRIPVYEDTIDNILGVLYIKDIMNCIKDGNTNVSIKNFIRPGYFVPETKSIIEILKEFKALKVHIALVLDEYGGIVGLLTIEDLIEEIVGEIRDEFDTEEEEFVTQIDENSYEVDAMIDIETLDKELSLNLPESDDYESLGGLIVTELGRLATIGDELKFNGVKLKVLEINKMRVSKVLIEKEQQSDD
- a CDS encoding adenine phosphoribosyltransferase, with product MDLKKYVATVLDFPKKGIVFRDITPLMNDGEAYKEATEQIVNFAKEHNIDVVVGPEARGFIFGCPVSYALGIGFVPVRKPGKLPREVVEYSYDLEYGSNVLCIHKDSIKPGQRILIIDDLLATGGTIEAVIELVESLGGIVAGLAFLIELEELKGMEKLKNYPTLTLMKY
- a CDS encoding DUF502 domain-containing protein, yielding MTKHIKSYFYAGLFSLLPLVLTLYIFNWIMSLVMIVLNDSFVTKVIKEIILNLVGEEDYLFYFQVLTYVLSLVTMIVFICFVGLTLKMVFFAKIAKKAKVFLAKIPFINQIYSTISQITDVITSDRSKTYQKVVAIEYPRKGIYSIGFLTSESNPTVEKAVGIERMYNIFIPTSPNPTSGMFIVINAKDVKILDIKVDDAVKLIISGGVILPEKHLEEKNEEQEQITVE
- a CDS encoding tetratricopeptide repeat protein; its protein translation is MKKIFFLLGILLLSGCSGAGKREKNLIQNDHAFIKGVNLYHKGKKKEALKEYEQIYKNDSKNLMVMKEMAIVNCELGNKEAAIYYLEKAYEIAPNDESVIKNLANVYYRDKQFEKAEKYLNMFFKNSNDNDILKLRGYIAYAKNDYEKSYNYLKEVQEEKYDMRLYHTIKNNLIKLDKKENLYSLLNKKYDNYSNERDYIILYCDSLSTIFNEKDSATKILLRYISEYGGDDELFLILSTLYLENGEEKKALNSFKLISNNYKYKPEYIELKKSLNRNSIEN
- a CDS encoding bifunctional (p)ppGpp synthetase/guanosine-3',5'-bis(diphosphate) 3'-pyrophosphohydrolase, which translates into the protein MNYWEEIVNQINKNNLKVDLEKIKLALYFAEECHEGQYRKSGEDYIMHPVEVTKILIDMKMDTDTIVAGILHDIVEDTLITLADIKYNFGDTVATLVDGVTKLKSLPNGTKKQDENIRKMILAMAQNLRVIIIKLSDRLHNMRTLKYMKPEKQIAISQETLDIYAPLAHRLGIAKIKWELEDLCLRYLKPEEYEHIKSLIDSKRDERSKYVESFIKTIVKLLHDTGIKGNVKGRFKHFYSIYKKMYEKGKEFDDIYDLMGVRIIVDTEGECYNTLGVIHSHFKPVPGRFKDYIAVPKSNNYQSIHTTIVGPQGKFIEIQIRTEEMDRVAEEGIAAHWSYKEKTKVTKGDQVYGWLRNILELQNEAEDTQDFIKSVTEDIMNETVFVFSPKGDILELPQGSTPLDFAFAIHTQIGCKCVGAKVNGKIVTLDYKLQNGDRVEIITAKNSKGPAKDWLDIVVTHGAKSKIRKLLKEQIMDETIKNGRENLERELGKLGISLKEMEEDPIIKKHMEKNNISNLDDFYYHVGEKRSKIDVIIKKLRTRIEKERAISNINIDELIEKKKEKEKSTSDKNDFGIVIDGVNNTLIRFARCCTPLPGDEITGYVTKLTGITVHRKDCKNLKSMIEHDPSREIEVAWDKSLTEKKVNKYKFTFNVLVYDKPNILLELINTIANHKINLVSVNSNEINKNGEKLINIKLTIEISDKSEYKYLLNNIIKLKNVISVDR